The Mycolicibacterium mucogenicum DSM 44124 genomic sequence GGTGTTCGAGCTCATCTCCGAGTGGCAGGAGTATCTCCAGATCGAAGCCACCCCGGTACTGGAGGACGATGAGTTCGGCGCCATCGTCGCCAAGCTCTACGGATAGCGGCGTTCCGGTCTGCCGTCCGCGATTCCGAACCGCTTCCGGTACTCACTGGGTGTGAGTCCGGTCGTCCGTTGAAAGAGTCGCCGGAACGTCGAGACATCAAGGTAGCCAACGTCCATCGCGATCTGCTCGACCGAAGTCCTGGACAGTTCGAGCGATTCGCGCGCCTTGGCGACGCGCACGGATTGCAGGTACTCGGTCAGGGTTGACCCCGTCGCTTCTTTGAAGCGGCGCTGGAACGTTCGGGGCTGCACCCCGGCGACCTGCGCGAGTTCCGCCACGGCCAGTTGCCGGCCGGCGTTCGCGTGGATGAAGGTCTGCGCCGTCAGAACCTCCTTGTCGCCGTGGCGAAGTCGCGGCGTGAACTCCTGGTACGTGCGCTGTTGCCGGCGGGGCGGATCGGCCAGGATGAACCGTGCGGTGTGCAGCATGACGCTGGGGCCCAACAGTCGGTCGACCAACGTCAGTCCGAGGTCGACCCATGCCAAAATCCCTGCGGCCGTGATGATGTCGATATCGTCGATCACCATGCGCGCGGCGTCGACGCGAATCTTCGGGAATTGTGTTGCCAGGTAGTCGGCGAAGGCCCAGTGTGTCGTTGCGTCCCGGCCGTCGAGCATCCCGGTCTCGGCGAGCACGAACACGCCGGCGCAGACAGCGCACAGAATCGTGCCGCCGGACTTGAGATCACGAATCCAGTCACCGAGGGTGTCGACGTTCGTCATGTCTTCGGGCACAACGAGACTGGGCGGCACGATGATGTGACTGAGTCGGTGCTCGGTTCCCGGATGGCTGTCGAAGGTGCAGACCATCCCGGCATCCGGCCCGGTTCCGCTCACGGTCCACGTGCTGACACGGATCGCGGCGGGCTGGTCGTCGGTATCGGTGGCATAGTCACTGGCGACCCGGAACACATCGCCGAGCCCGTAGATGGCCGACTCTTGACAGCTCGGATAGTCCACGAGACCGATCTCGCCCACGAGGCGTACCTCGGAAGCGGTGTCGCGTTTGTCGCGATCGCCTCGGAAAGTGTCGTTTGCGCCCATTGTCGCCAAGCTAGCAGCGATCTAGCGTCGACACCGGAGTTGGCACCACCGTGCCACCCGCGCACGAGCGACGTTTCCGAAGGAGAACCATGGCCGACCTGCCAGCCCCGACCACGCCGTACCTGGAGGGCCCCGCCCGCGAACTCGCCGAGAACACCGACCCGCATCCGCGCATCTACGAGCTGCCGCCCGAGCAGGGGCGCAAGATCCTGTTGGACCTGCAGAGCGATCCCACGGTCGCGCGCCCCGACGTCGACGAGGAATGGGTCGACGTCGACGCCGGCCAGTGGGGCATCGTGCGAACCCGGATCATCAAGCCCGCCGGCAGCACGGGTCCGCTGCCGGTCGTGTTCTACATCCACGGCGCCGGTTGGGTTTTCGGTGACGACAAGACGCACGATCGGCTGTTCCGGGAACTGACCGTCGGCGCGGGTGCGGCCGGTGTGTTCCCGGTCTACGACTGGGCTCCCGAACACGGCTATCCGACGCAGGTGGAGCAGAACTATGCCGTCGGGCAGTGGCTCCTCGAGCACGGCGCCGAGCACGGGCTGGACACCTCGCGCGTCGCGGTGGCGGGCGAATCGGTCGGTGGCTGCATGTCGGCGGTATTCGCCCTGATGAACAAGGAACGCGGCGGCATCGATCTGAAGGCCCAGATTCTGTTGTACCCCGTCACCGGACCCGATTTCGACACGCAGTCCTATCACCAGTTCGCCGAGCACTACTACCTGACGCGCGACGGCATGCTGTGGTTCTGGGACGCCTACACGAAGGATGAGGCGCAACGTGCGGAGCCGTACGCATCGCCGCTGCGAGCCACCCTCGATCAGCTTCGCGGTCTCCCGCCCGCGTTGGTGATCACCGCCGAAGCTGACGTGCTGCGCGATGGTGGCGAGTTGTACGCCAACAAACTTCGCGAGGCGGGCGTGACGGTCACGGCGGTCCGCATCAGCGGTACGGTGCACGACTTCATGCTGCTGGACTCGCTCCGGGACACCCCGGCCACCAACACCGCGCGCAAGCTCGCCATCGATGCGCTCAGGGACGCCCTGCACAACGGCTAGTCGGCAGGGGGCCGGCGCCGACATCGTTTGACGCCGGTCCCTGCTGGGTAGCATCCGAGATATGGCCATCAAACTCGAGAACGTCGGCATCGCCGTGCGCGATCTCGACGCGACCATCGCGTTCTTCACCGACCTCGGTCTCACGGTGGTCGGCCGTGCCACGGTCAGTGGCGAATGGACCGAAACCGCGGTGGGTCTCGACGGCAACCACGCCAACATCGCGATGCTCGAGACACCGGACGGTCACGGCCGCATCGAGCTCTTCGAGTACATCCATCCCGAGGCGAACGAGTCTGAACCCACCCGCCCCAACGATATTGGGATGCACCGCGTCGCGTTCTCGGTCGACGACATCGATGCGGCCCTCGAGATCGCCGCCCGCCACGGGTGTCACCCACTGCGTGGCGTGGCGACCTACGAGGACATCTACAAGCTGACGTACGTCCGTGGCCCCAGCGGGATCATCGTGATGCTCGCCGAGGAGCTCAAGAAGAGCTGACGGCCATCAGCCGGCTGACCGCGGCGCTCACCCGGTCGCGGTTGCCCGCGCCGTTGCGCACCACCCACGACGTCAGGTGCTCGAGCAGCTCCCGGATCTCCAGCAGCGCCTGGATGCGCTGGGTCTCATCGGTCTTACCGGTCAGCACCTCGGACCACAGGTTGTCGAGATCGAGGATGTCGCGCACCGTCGCGTACGCCATCGCCACGTCGGCCGTACTCACCGACAGCCGTTCCTGCATGCGGTAGATGGTGCCGGGCCCGACGCGGTTGATCAGCTCACCGGCGACCGAGGTCGCGACGATCTCGCGCCGCAGCGGGTGGTTCGCGATCTCTGCCCAGACGTGCTCGGCGATGCCGGCCGGGAAGTACTGCGCCAGGCGGCCGACGAACATCTCGTGATCCGGTACGTCGGAGGCCAACAGCTCCTGCGACACCAGATTCTTGGATTGTGCCAGCAGCACGGCGATTTCGGGGCGGGTGAGTCCGAGTCCGACGAGACGGCGGCGATCCAGTTCCTGCTTCGACGGCAGTCCCTCGACATCGGGGTCGACGCCGGCCACGTCCTGCAGGTTGCTGATGAGCCGGACGTGCCGCTCCAACAGCGAGCCTGCTTCAGCGGCCGCCATGCTGATCGCGAGAATCTGGTCGGCGTTGTCGGCCAGCACCCGCGCGGCGACATCGTCGGTGGCGTCGGCGAGCAGCTTATTGCGTTGTGCGGTGGCGATATTGCCGGAGTCCAGTGCGATCTTGAGGTTGACCTCGAGGTCGGAGGTGGCGACGCCGGCGGCGTTGTCGATGAAGTCGGCGTTGACACGGCCGCCGTTCAGCGCGAACGCGATACGGGCCTGCTGCGTCAGGCCGAGGTTGCCGCCCTCGCCGATCACCTTGCAGCGCAACTGCGATGCGGTGACGCGGACCCGGTCGTTCGCCTTGTCCTGTGCTTCGGCATCGGTCTCGTCGTCGGCGCGGACGTAGGTGCCGACGCCGCCGTTCCACAGCAGATCGACCGGTGCCCGCAGCACTGCGCTGATCAGCTCGTCGGGCGTGCATTCGGTGGCCTGGACGCCGAGGCTCGCCCTGGCCTGCTCCGACAGCGGGATCGACTTGGCGGTGCGCGGCCACACGCCACCGCCGGCGGAGATCAGCGCCGGGTCATAGTCCTGCCAGCTGGAGCGGGGGAGGCGGAAGAGACGCTCGCGCTCGACGTACGAGGTCTCGGGGTCCGGATTCGGGTCGAGAAAGATGTGCCGGTGGTCGAATGCCGCGACCAGTTTGATGTTGTGGGACAACAGCATTCCGTTGCCGAACACGTCACCCGACATGTCGCCGATGCCGGCGACCGTGAACGGGTCGACGTCGATGTCATGACCGGCCTCGGCGAAGTGCCGCCGCACCGACAGCCAGGCGCCGCGGGCAGTGATGCCCATGGCCTTGTGGTCGTATCCGGCCGACCCGCCCGAGGCGAAGGCGTCGCCCAGCCAGAAGTCGTACTCGGCGGCAATGGAATTGGCCAGGTCGGAGAAGGTGGCCGTGCCCTTGTCGGCGGCGACCACGAGGTAGGCGTCATCGCCGTCGGGGCACACCGTGCGGTCGGGGTGACGGACGGTGCCGTCGACGATGTTGTCGGTGACATCGAGCAGGCCGCGGATGAACGTGCGGTAACCGTCAGCGGGATCGACAGTGGCAGAACGCAGGACGAAGGCACCCTTGGCGCCGGTCGGCACGATCGGGGCGTTCTTCACGGCCTGTGTCTTCATCAGACCCAGCACCTCGGTGCGGAAGTCCTCGGCACGGTTGGACCAGCGCAGGCCGCCGCGGGCGATGGCGCCGCTGCGCAGGTGCACGCCCTCGACGGTGTCGGAGTGCACGAAGATCTCGCGATAAGGCACGACGGGTCCGGTGATCGACAGGCGTGACGAGTCGATCTTGAACGACACGTAGTCCTTGGGCTGACCATCGGCGCCTACCTGGAACCAGTTGGTGCGCAACGTCGCGGTGACGAAGGCGTGCAGCGCCCGGCGGATCCGGTCGTCGTCCAGTGAGGTGGCGGCTTCCACGAGGCCTGCGACGTCGCGATCCGCCTGCTCGATGTCGGCGTCGGTGCCCGGGTTGAACCGGGCATCGAACAGGGTCAGCAGCGCGTTCACGAAATCGGGCGCGGCCACGAGGGATTCGACGATGTAGTCCTCGGAGAACCCCAGCCCCGTCTGCCGGAGGAACCGGCACGCGGCGCGGATAAGCACCGCCCGGCGCCAATCGATGCCTGCCGCGGCGATGAGCATCGCATACCGGTCGACGTTCCAGCGGCCCGCGATGGCGGCCTCGCAGGCCTGCGCGACCAGGTCACGTGTCGCGTCGGAGAGCGAGAGGTCGCCGAACTCGTAGCAGTGCCCGGCGTCATCGGAATGGTGGTAGGAGGCGACGCGCAGGCCGAAGGACTCGAACATCGCGCAGACGTCGGCGAGCAGCGGCGGCTGTGCGGGCCACTGGATTTGGGCGTGGTTGTTCAGCCCGTCGGCGTCGAAAGACACCCGGGCAGCGGAATTCTGCATGGGGAGGACTACTCCGGTCTATTTACTTGGATGTCTGTGTGGTTGCAGGGGGGTAGAAGGAAAGGTGTTGCGGCGCAACTACTGAAGGGCGATGTACTTGGTCTCGAGGTACTCCTCGATGCCCTCGCTGCCGGCTTCCCGACCGATGCCGGATTCCTTGATGCCGCCGAACGGCGCGGCCACGTCGGAGATGACGCCGCGGTTGACGCCCACCATTCCGGCCTCGACTGCTTCGGCGACGCGCAGCGCCCGGTCAAGGCCCTGCGTGTAGACGTAGGCGGCCAGGCCGTACTCGGTGTCGTTGGCGGCATCGATGCCGGCCTGCTCGCCGTCGAATCCGATGATCGCGGCGACCGGTCCGAAGATCTCCTCGCGCAGGAGGCGGGCGTCGGTCGACACGTCGGCGAGCACGGTCGGCGGGTAGAAGAAGCCTTCGCCTTCAACGGGTTTGCCGCCAGTGGCCACCGTGGCGCCCTTGTTGACGGCGTCCTGCACCAGTTCGTCGACGGTCGCCCGCTGCTTGGCGGTGATCAGCGGACCGACCTGGCTGCCGGCCTGGTCGCCCGGGCCGGTGGCCAGTGCGGCCATGCGGGCGGCAAGCTTCTCGGTGAACTCGGCGCGCACGGCGTTGTCGACGTGAATGCGGTTGGCGGCGGTACAGGCCTCACCCATGTTGCGCATCTTGGCGGCCATCGCGCCGTCGACCGCGGCGTCCAGATCGGCGTCGTCGAACACCACGAACGGGGCGTTGCCGCCGAGTTCCATCGAGGTACGCAACACCCGATCTGCGGACTGCGCCAACAGCTTCCGGCCGACACCGGTGGAACCGGTGAAGGTCAGCTTGCGCAGGCGCGGGTCGGCCAGCAGCGGGCCGGTCAGGCCGGCGGCATCGGTGGTCGGCAGGATCGACAGCACGCCGGCGGGCAGGCCGGCGTCGGCGAAAACCTGGCCCAGCAGCAGCATGGTCAGCGGGGTTTCGGCGGCGGGCTTGACGATCATGGTGCAACCCGCCGCCAGCGCCGGGCCGATCTTGCGGGTGCCCATGGCCAGCGGGAAGTTCCACGGCGTGATCGCCAGGGTCGGCCCGACGGGCTGCTTGGTGACCAGGATGCGGCCGGTGCCGGTGGGGGACTGCGTGTAGCGGCCGTTGATCCGGACCGCTTCTTCGGCGAACCAGCGCAGGAACTCGCCGCCGTAGTTCACCTCGCCCTGGCTCTCCGCCAATGGCTTGCCCATCTCGAGGGTCATGGTCAGCGCGAAGTCGTCGCGGCGTTCCATGACCAGTTCCCAAGCGCGGCGCAGGATTTCGGCGCGTTCGCGGGCCGGGGTGGCGGCCCACGATGCCTGCGCGGCGACCGCGTCGTCGAGGGCGCGGGCACCGTCGGCGGGTGACGCGTCGGCGACCTCGATGAGCACGGCGTCCGTGGCCGGGTCGTGCACGGCGAACCGGGCTCCGGTGGACGCGGGGACCTGCAGGCCGCCGAGCCACAGCTCGGTGGGCATGGACTCCAGCAGTGTGGTGCGGTCGATCATCGGGCCGCCGCCATTTCGCGCACGATGTCGCTCAGGACGGCGATGCCCTCGTCGAGCAGTTCGTCGCTGATCACCAGCGGCGGGAGCAGGCGGATGATGTTGCCGTACGAGCCACAGGTCAGCAGGATGACGCCGCGCTTGAACGCCTCTGCCGCAATGGCTTTCGTGAGCACCGGATCGGGATCGCTGGTGCCGGGTTTGACGATCTCGATGGCCAGCATGCCGCCGCGGCCACGGACGTCGCCGATGACCCCGGTGTCGGTGAGGGCCTGCAGCTTCGGCAGGACCGACGCTTCGATGGCGCGGGCGCGGGCCGGCAGGTCCATGTCGGCCATGGCGTCGAGCGTGGCGAGTGCCGCGGCGCAGGCAACCGGGTTACCGCCGTAGGTACCGCCCAGGCCGCCGGGGTGCACGGCGTCCAGCAGGTCGGCACGGCCGGTGATGGCGGCCAGCGGCATGCCGCCGGCGATGCCCTTGGCCATGGTGATGATGTCGGGGACGATGCCCTCGTGGTCGGAGGCGAACCACGAACCGGTGCGGGCGAAGCCCGTCTGCACCTCGTCGGCGATGAACACGACGCCGTTGGCCTTGCACCAATCAACAATGGTGGCAAGGAATCCCGGCGCGGGCACGATGAAGCCGCCCTCGCCCTGGATGGGCTCGATGATGACGGCGGCGAGCGACGCGGCGCCGATCTGGGTCTCGATGCGGCTGATGGCGGCCTTGGCGGCGGCCTCACCGGTCAGGCCATCGCGGTACGGGTACGACGCAGGCATCCGGTAGATCTCGGGCGCGAACGGACCGAACTGCGTCTTGTAGGGCATGGCCTTGGCGGTCAGCGCCATCGTCATGTTGGTGCGGCCGTGGTAGGCGTGGTCGAAGGCGACGACGGCCTGCCGGCCGGTGGCCAGGCGCGCGACCTTGACGGCGTTCTCGACGGCCTCGGAGCCCGAGTTGAAGAATGCGGTGCGCTTCTCATGATCGCCGGGGGTCATGGCGTTGAGCCGCTCGGCGAGTTCCACGTAGCCCTCGTACGGGGTGATCATGAAACAGGTGTGGGTGAAGCGGGCTGCCTGCTGCGCCACCGCCGCGGCGACACCGGGATGCGATGCGCCGACGCTGGTGACGGCGATGCCCGAACCCAGGTCGATGAGCGAGTTGCCGTCGATGTCGACGATGACGCCGCCGTCGGCGTCCGCGGCGTAGACCGGAGCCGAGGAGCTGACGCCGCCGGCCACGGCGGCCTGGCGGCGCGCCGACACCTCGGCCGATCGCGGACCGGGCAGCGCGGTGACGATGTTGCGCTTCTGCGCCAGTCGATAGGTGATGTCGGTCATCGGTTGCTCCTGGTGATCGAACGGCTTGTGTACTGCTGATTCTGTGCCGTCCAGAGCCCGATGACCATGTCCATGTTGTCGATTTGGTCGACGGGGGATGCGCCATTTTGTCGTGTGTGCGGCGGTCGCTCCGAAACGACACTGTGAACACCGCCAACATCACAACGAGGGGTGAACTGTGACCGAACCAACTCGCCGCACCACAGCCCGCGGCACCCGTGCCGCGAAGGCCACGACATCGGCGAAGGCGCCGGCCAAGAGCCCCGCCAGGACCCCGACGAAGGCTGCGGCCAAGACCCCGGCGAAGACGCCGGCCAAGCGCGTGGCCGCGCAGGCCAAGGCAGTCCCCGTCGTGCCGTCGCCCGCGCCGGCGCCCGAGGTGAGCGTGGGGACGGACGCCGCGTTCGCGTCGTCGCCGGCCCCGACACCGCATCTGCGGAACTTGCGCAACATGTCCGAGGTCCGGCACTTCTTCCGCACCAACGACGTGCCCATCTACTTCGTCGGCGCCACCCCGTTCAACCTGCTGGGCCTGGACCGGTGGGTGCGCAGGTTCTCGTTCGTCACCTATTACGACGGCTGGGACGGCTCGCACCCGCACGTGTTCAGCCCCAGGCACAAGCCCTACCGCGAGTTCGAGAGCGGTGAGGAGATCAACAACTGGCTGCTGCGCAATCCCGAGGTGCGGGCGCACATGCAGCGCGGCCTGGCGCCGGGTGTCCGGCCGAAGGTGGCCATGGTGTTCTTCGACGCCGAGACCGAGGCGATCTGCGCCGAACTCGGCTACGACCTGATCCTGCCGCCGGCCGCGCTGCGCGAGCACCTGGACTCCAAGCTCGTCACGACCCGGCTGGGCAACGAGGCCGGTGCGCCGAGCGTCCCCAACGTACTGACCAACGTCGACAGCTACGAGCAGCTCACCGCGGCCGCCGAAAAGGCCGCCCTCGGCAGTGAACTCGTGATCCAGACGCCGTATGGCGACTCGGGCAAGACCACGTTCTTCATCTCGTCGGAGGCCGACTGGCGCAAGCACGCCCAGCACATCGTCGGGCAGGACATCAAGGTGATGCGCCGCATCAACAACCGGCCCGTTGCCGTCGAGGCGGTGCTGACCCGGTGCGGCACCGTCGTCGGCCCGTTCATGAGCGAGCTGACAGGCTATGCCGAGCTGACGCCGTACCGCGGCGGATGGTGCGGCAACGAGATGTACGCAGATGTCCTGACCCCCGAACGCCGCGCCGCGGCAACACAATTGGTGCGACGGCTCGGAGACCGGCTGGCGGCCGAGGGTTACCGCGGCTACTTCGAGGTCGACGTCCTCGTCGACACCGATGACGGCGAGGTGTACCTGGGTGAGCTCAATCCCCGCATCAGCGGCGCCACGTCGATCACCAATGTGACGGCCGGTGCCTACGCCGACGTCCCGCTGTTCCTGTTCCACCTGCTGGAGTACATGGACGTCGACTTCGCCCTCGATGTCGACGAGATCAACGAACGCTGGGAGCAGCTGGCGTCCGCTGACGTCTGGAGTCAGATGGTCATCAAGGAGACCAGCGACACCGTCGAGCAGTTGGTCGGCACGCCGGCGACCGGGCACTACGCCCTGGATGCCGACGGCGCGCTGGTGTTCCGGCGGGCCGCGCTCGACTGGCATCAGCTGCAGGACGAGTCCGAGGCCTTCTTCCTGCGGATCTATCCCGCCGGTGACTACCGGTGGAAGGGGGCTGATCTGGGCGTGCTGGTGACCAAAGGCCGGTTGCAGTGGGATGCCGCGCAGGGCGGCACGGCGCTGACCATCCGAGCCCGGCACCTGATCGATTCGATCCGTGCGCTGTACCGCGGCGTTCCGCTGGCGCAGTCCGCGGCGTCGCCGGCCGTCGTGGGCGGGAGTGTGAAGTCTCTATGATGAGGTCATCGCGCCGGCTCACTCGGCGTCGTGCGACAGGAGCGGGCGTGCTTGGTTCAGACCCGGGCCGCACGCCGTCCGTCATTTCACTGGCGAACTGGCAGTCCGCGCCACACTTGCACTGGTCGTTCCAGCACGTCGCTGAATTCCTGCCCACCGCAACCATTTCCCGCGGTGCGGGTCCGGTGGCGCCGCTGCCGTCGGCCCATTCCGACGTCTCGGCTACTGGGGTGATGCTGCCCGACGGCACGCCCTCGACGGTCGGGCAGGTCATGGCGGCGACCGCCACCGACGGCTGGATCGTGACGCATCGCGGCCGGGTTTTCGCCGAGCAGTACTACGGCGGCATGCAGCCCGAAACGGCGCACCTGCTGATGTCGGTGAGCAAGACCCTGATCGCCGCGGTGGCCGGTGCGCTGGCCGGTTCCGGAGCACTCAACGTCGACGCCCTGGCGTCCGATTACGTTCCGGCGCTGGCCAACTCGGGCTACTACGGCGCGACGGTCCGGCACCTGCTGGACATGCGCTCGGGCATCGCGTTCTCCGAGGATTACCTGGACCCGGCCGCCGAGGTACGGGTACTGGAGCAGGCCATCGGCTGGTCGCCGCGGACCCATCCCGACGTCCCGGCCACCATGTACGACTTCCTGCTCACGCTGCGGCAGAAGGGGCCGCACGGCGGGCCGTTCGAATACCGTTCGTGCGAAACCGATGTGCTCGGCTGGGTCTGCGAGGCCGCGGCCGGCGCCCGGATGCCGGACTTGATGTCGCAGTTGGTGTGGAGCCGGCTCGGCGCCGCCCACGATGCCAACATCGGCATCGACTCGATGGGCAGCGGCATGTTCGACGGCGGCATCAGCGCGTGCCTGAGCGACCTGGTGCGCTTCGGCTCGCTGTATCTGAACGACGGGGTGTCGCTGCTCGGCGAGCAGGTGCTGCCCGCGGCGTGGATCGCCGATACCGTTGTGGGAGGCGCAGATTCGCGTGAAGCGTTCGCCTACAGCCCCGGCGACAACCGGATGCCCGGCGGTATGTACCGCAACCAGGTCTGGTTCCCGTACCCGGGCAACGACGTGCTGCTGTGTCTGGGCATCCACGGCCAGATGATCTACGTCAACCGGCCCGCAGGTGTGGTGGCCGCCAAGCTGTCGAGCTGGCCGCTGCCGCAACACGCGCACATGCTGTTCTCCACGCTGCGCGCGTTCGACGCGGTGGCGGCCTCGCTGCTGTGAGCCCGGCGCCGAGCTACGACCGTGGCTTGCGGAAGTAGCTCGGCGCAGTGCCTTCCCAGCGCTTGAAAGCGTGGGTGAAGTTGGCTGTTTCGGCGTACCCCAGGTGCCGGGAGATCTCCTCCACGGAGAGGTCCTGCTGGAGCAGCTCGACGGCCAGGTGACGGCGGACCTCGTCGAGCAATGCGCGGTAGGACGTGCCTTCGGCGGCGAGCCGACGGCGCAGGGTGCGCTGATCGATGTGCAGTTCGTCGGCGATGGTCGGCATCGCCGGCAGCTCACCGGGGTTGTGCAGTAGCCTGCTGCGGACCTGGCCCGCCACGCCGACGCGAGACAGCCTGCGTTCGAGCAAGTCCCGGCACTGCTGTTCGATCTTGCGCGCCGTGTTGGCGTCGGCGAGCGGCGACGGCATCTCCAGCACCTCATGGGTGACGGCGAGGCGGTTGGTGCGCCGGCCGGAACGTACGTCGGACGCGGGAAGCCCCCACAGCTCGGCGAGCTTTGCGGCGCGCTCGGCGTCGAGCGTCGTCTCTGCCCACGACGGTGTGAGTGCCAGGTTCGCGCCCTGCGTCGCGGCGACGAATCCGGCCAGGTCCCGCTCGACGATGAATGACCTGACATCCGTGGGTAATTCACTGTCATCGGCGACGAGGTACCCGTACTCGTCGTCGGTCTCCACCGAGAAGCGGAGGTGGGTGGGGGAGAGTGCGAGATAAGGCAGGATCAGTTCCACGCCCTGCCGCAGATTGGGGCTCGCCAGGATCAGGAAACCGAGCAGGCCGGCCCGACCCAGGGTGGAGTGCACTCCCACCTCGATGCCGACGCCCGGGCTGTCGCCAAGCCCGGCAATGAGATTGCGGATGACGTCGAATTCCTGGTGCGCCCAGATCTCCGCGTTCTCGTCGTCCAGGTCGGCTTCGGTCAGCCCGCTGCCCGCCAGACA encodes the following:
- a CDS encoding GlxA family transcriptional regulator; this translates as MGANDTFRGDRDKRDTASEVRLVGEIGLVDYPSCQESAIYGLGDVFRVASDYATDTDDQPAAIRVSTWTVSGTGPDAGMVCTFDSHPGTEHRLSHIIVPPSLVVPEDMTNVDTLGDWIRDLKSGGTILCAVCAGVFVLAETGMLDGRDATTHWAFADYLATQFPKIRVDAARMVIDDIDIITAAGILAWVDLGLTLVDRLLGPSVMLHTARFILADPPRRQQRTYQEFTPRLRHGDKEVLTAQTFIHANAGRQLAVAELAQVAGVQPRTFQRRFKEATGSTLTEYLQSVRVAKARESLELSRTSVEQIAMDVGYLDVSTFRRLFQRTTGLTPSEYRKRFGIADGRPERRYP
- a CDS encoding VOC family protein; the encoded protein is MAIKLENVGIAVRDLDATIAFFTDLGLTVVGRATVSGEWTETAVGLDGNHANIAMLETPDGHGRIELFEYIHPEANESEPTRPNDIGMHRVAFSVDDIDAALEIAARHGCHPLRGVATYEDIYKLTYVRGPSGIIVMLAEELKKS
- a CDS encoding NAD-dependent succinate-semialdehyde dehydrogenase, whose product is MIDRTTLLESMPTELWLGGLQVPASTGARFAVHDPATDAVLIEVADASPADGARALDDAVAAQASWAATPARERAEILRRAWELVMERRDDFALTMTLEMGKPLAESQGEVNYGGEFLRWFAEEAVRINGRYTQSPTGTGRILVTKQPVGPTLAITPWNFPLAMGTRKIGPALAAGCTMIVKPAAETPLTMLLLGQVFADAGLPAGVLSILPTTDAAGLTGPLLADPRLRKLTFTGSTGVGRKLLAQSADRVLRTSMELGGNAPFVVFDDADLDAAVDGAMAAKMRNMGEACTAANRIHVDNAVRAEFTEKLAARMAALATGPGDQAGSQVGPLITAKQRATVDELVQDAVNKGATVATGGKPVEGEGFFYPPTVLADVSTDARLLREEIFGPVAAIIGFDGEQAGIDAANDTEYGLAAYVYTQGLDRALRVAEAVEAGMVGVNRGVISDVAAPFGGIKESGIGREAGSEGIEEYLETKYIALQ
- the gabT gene encoding 4-aminobutyrate--2-oxoglutarate transaminase — its product is MTDITYRLAQKRNIVTALPGPRSAEVSARRQAAVAGGVSSSAPVYAADADGGVIVDIDGNSLIDLGSGIAVTSVGASHPGVAAAVAQQAARFTHTCFMITPYEGYVELAERLNAMTPGDHEKRTAFFNSGSEAVENAVKVARLATGRQAVVAFDHAYHGRTNMTMALTAKAMPYKTQFGPFAPEIYRMPASYPYRDGLTGEAAAKAAISRIETQIGAASLAAVIIEPIQGEGGFIVPAPGFLATIVDWCKANGVVFIADEVQTGFARTGSWFASDHEGIVPDIITMAKGIAGGMPLAAITGRADLLDAVHPGGLGGTYGGNPVACAAALATLDAMADMDLPARARAIEASVLPKLQALTDTGVIGDVRGRGGMLAIEIVKPGTSDPDPVLTKAIAAEAFKRGVILLTCGSYGNIIRLLPPLVISDELLDEGIAVLSDIVREMAAAR
- a CDS encoding biotin carboxylase, with translation MSEVRHFFRTNDVPIYFVGATPFNLLGLDRWVRRFSFVTYYDGWDGSHPHVFSPRHKPYREFESGEEINNWLLRNPEVRAHMQRGLAPGVRPKVAMVFFDAETEAICAELGYDLILPPAALREHLDSKLVTTRLGNEAGAPSVPNVLTNVDSYEQLTAAAEKAALGSELVIQTPYGDSGKTTFFISSEADWRKHAQHIVGQDIKVMRRINNRPVAVEAVLTRCGTVVGPFMSELTGYAELTPYRGGWCGNEMYADVLTPERRAAATQLVRRLGDRLAAEGYRGYFEVDVLVDTDDGEVYLGELNPRISGATSITNVTAGAYADVPLFLFHLLEYMDVDFALDVDEINERWEQLASADVWSQMVIKETSDTVEQLVGTPATGHYALDADGALVFRRAALDWHQLQDESEAFFLRIYPAGDYRWKGADLGVLVTKGRLQWDAAQGGTALTIRARHLIDSIRALYRGVPLAQSAASPAVVGGSVKSL
- a CDS encoding NAD-glutamate dehydrogenase domain-containing protein, producing the protein MQNSAARVSFDADGLNNHAQIQWPAQPPLLADVCAMFESFGLRVASYHHSDDAGHCYEFGDLSLSDATRDLVAQACEAAIAGRWNVDRYAMLIAAAGIDWRRAVLIRAACRFLRQTGLGFSEDYIVESLVAAPDFVNALLTLFDARFNPGTDADIEQADRDVAGLVEAATSLDDDRIRRALHAFVTATLRTNWFQVGADGQPKDYVSFKIDSSRLSITGPVVPYREIFVHSDTVEGVHLRSGAIARGGLRWSNRAEDFRTEVLGLMKTQAVKNAPIVPTGAKGAFVLRSATVDPADGYRTFIRGLLDVTDNIVDGTVRHPDRTVCPDGDDAYLVVAADKGTATFSDLANSIAAEYDFWLGDAFASGGSAGYDHKAMGITARGAWLSVRRHFAEAGHDIDVDPFTVAGIGDMSGDVFGNGMLLSHNIKLVAAFDHRHIFLDPNPDPETSYVERERLFRLPRSSWQDYDPALISAGGGVWPRTAKSIPLSEQARASLGVQATECTPDELISAVLRAPVDLLWNGGVGTYVRADDETDAEAQDKANDRVRVTASQLRCKVIGEGGNLGLTQQARIAFALNGGRVNADFIDNAAGVATSDLEVNLKIALDSGNIATAQRNKLLADATDDVAARVLADNADQILAISMAAAEAGSLLERHVRLISNLQDVAGVDPDVEGLPSKQELDRRRLVGLGLTRPEIAVLLAQSKNLVSQELLASDVPDHEMFVGRLAQYFPAGIAEHVWAEIANHPLRREIVATSVAGELINRVGPGTIYRMQERLSVSTADVAMAYATVRDILDLDNLWSEVLTGKTDETQRIQALLEIRELLEHLTSWVVRNGAGNRDRVSAAVSRLMAVSSS
- a CDS encoding alpha/beta hydrolase, with amino-acid sequence MADLPAPTTPYLEGPARELAENTDPHPRIYELPPEQGRKILLDLQSDPTVARPDVDEEWVDVDAGQWGIVRTRIIKPAGSTGPLPVVFYIHGAGWVFGDDKTHDRLFRELTVGAGAAGVFPVYDWAPEHGYPTQVEQNYAVGQWLLEHGAEHGLDTSRVAVAGESVGGCMSAVFALMNKERGGIDLKAQILLYPVTGPDFDTQSYHQFAEHYYLTRDGMLWFWDAYTKDEAQRAEPYASPLRATLDQLRGLPPALVITAEADVLRDGGELYANKLREAGVTVTAVRISGTVHDFMLLDSLRDTPATNTARKLAIDALRDALHNG